In Peromyscus eremicus chromosome 15, PerEre_H2_v1, whole genome shotgun sequence, a genomic segment contains:
- the LOC131925668 gene encoding uncharacterized protein LOC131925668: protein MQGAQGAEGTGCGGLPPTHSKPAREHPGLARGRRSSLCLLRRPGVFPEAPQTLAREGRLQPGFPGKRSAAPFPRVPRGHREWQLLIAAEGCWSCGGRHLIPCPILECYSVTYNRVTRAAADVPDASIGHRNKEGRVPGLGLYNPELCSSVIGSKVPRQEGIGVREAGLPLEIRCCGVLGALRSSSNYPGTKVQFPGGGGAAVKTRRCDSEKENQSSPLCVLALRSCDCKLLSPEPLGAWLSEPGSELEDSSLASSRSSFSPFLSLPLPWFPVQKRLPGQAETRFSALTATSTVHT, encoded by the exons ATGCAAGGAGCACAGGGTGCAGAGGGGACGGG ATGTGGTGGATTGCCACCGACCCACAGCAAGCCGGCACGTGAGCACCCGGGGCTGGCACGAGGGCGCCGCAGCAGCCTCTGCTTGCTCAGGAGGCCTGGCGTCTTCCCGGAAGCCCCCCAAACCCTGGCGCGCGAGGGGCGGCTCCAGCCGGGGTTCCCGGGCAAGCGCAGCGCCGCCCCCTTCCCGCGGGTCCCGCGCGGACACCGTGAGTGGCAGCT CCTCATTGCTGCAGAGGGCTGCTGGAGCTGCGGCGGCCGTCACCTCATTCCATGTCCCATTCTCGAATGTTATTCTGTGACATATAATCGAGTCACCCGGGCAGCCGCCGATGTTCCGGATGCATCCATTGGACACCGCAACAAAGAGGGGCGGGTCCCGGGCTTGGGACTCTACAACCCGGAGCTGTGCAGCTCTGTGATTGGCTCTAAGGTCCCCAGACAGGAGGGGATCGGAGTAAGGGAAGCTGGGCTGCCGCTCGAAATCCGATGCTGCGGTGTCCTGGGAGCCCTGCGGAGCTCGAGCAACTATCCAGGGACTAAGGTCCAGTTTCCCGGGGGCGGAGGCGCAGCAGTGAAGACCCGGAGATGTGACTCGGAG aaggAAAACCAGAGCTCTCCCCTCTGCGTTCTGGCTCTCAGGTCTTGTGACTGCAAACTGCTTTCTCCTGAACCCCTAGGAGCCTGGCTGTCCGAGCCTGGCTCTGAACTGGAGGACAGCAGCCTAGCTTCAAGCAG GTCATCCTTTAGTCCATTTCTCTCCCTTCCACTTCCCTGGTTCCCAGTCCAGAAGAGACTTCCAGGACAAGCAGAGACCAGGTTCTCCGCCCTTACAGCCACTTCCACTGTCCACACATAG